From Hippoglossus stenolepis isolate QCI-W04-F060 chromosome 19, HSTE1.2, whole genome shotgun sequence, the proteins below share one genomic window:
- the LOC118098747 gene encoding dnaJ homolog subfamily C member 13-like isoform X1, translated as MNVVKDNKDLACFYTTKHSWRGKYKRVFSVGTHGITTYNPTTLEVTNQWPYGDICGIGPVGKGQGTEFNLTFRKGSGKKSETLKFSTEHRTELLTEALRFRTEFSEGKITGRRYNCYKHHWSDTRKPVCLEVTPGGIDQIDPNTNRVVCSYDYRNVEGFVEVSDYQGGFCILYGGFSRLHLFASEQREEIIRSAIEHAGNYIGITLRLRKETLTFEDFVTDRLGKYSSDESITSLAEFVVQKITPRHPEPVKRILALTETCLVERDPASYNIVTIKPFGEVFALICDVDNPQVFTVEFIRGQIRKFSSTERDSLLASLLDGVRASGNRDVCVKMAPTQRGQRWGLLSMPVDEEVESLHLKFLAAPPNGNFADAVFRFNANISYSGVLHAVTQDGLFSENKEKLINNAILALLSQEAELPSINAELESHFQAIRRLVASKAGFQAFTQLPKSGQGAGLTDATFREKLGVKTVKALKRNNNSVTHAAIDMLCALMCPMHDDYDLRQEQLNKASLLSSKKFLENLLEKFITNVDEGAGALVISSLLDFLTFALCAPYSETTEGQQFDMLLEMVASNGRTLFKLFQHPSMAIVKGAGLVMKAIIEEGDKEIATKMQELALSEGALPRHLHTSLFTISSDQRMLTNRQLSRHLVGLWTAENPIAMNLLKRILPTGLLAYLDSPDPVPEKDVDRMHIRDNLKIATDQLNRNRVPDWQRLAGKAAKEVEKFAKEKADIVLMHWRDKMGIAQKEQDRNNLNPNQKPVILRKRRQRIKIESNWELFYYRFQVDHARSNLIWNLKTREELRDALEGEMRAFGVDRELGNATVISWNHQEFEVRYECLSEEIKIGDYYLRLLLEEDENEESSAIKRSYEFFNELYHRFLLTPKVSMKCLCLQALSIVYGKCCEEIGPFTDTKYIVGMLDRCTDKLERDRIILFLNKLILNRKNVKEVMDSNGVRILVDLLTLAHLHTSRATVPLQTNVLEASPDMKRESEKEWYFGNADKERRGPFSFEEMQEFWSTGVLTAKTRCWAQGMDGWRPLQAIPQLKWCLLATGQAVMNESDLATLILNMLITMCSYYPSRDQDNAIIRPLPKIKRMITDNACLPHIVQLLLTFDPILVEKVANVLYLVMQDNPNLQRLYLTGIFFFIMMYTGSNVLPVARFLKYTHLKQAFKSEESKGPDIVQRSVLGTVLPEAMVCYLENYEAERFSEIFLGEFDTPEAIWSSEMRRMMIEKIAAHVADFSPRLQSNTRALYQYCPIPVISFPQLDNELFCNIYYLRHLCDTSRFPSWTIRDAVKLLRDTLEAWKREVEKKPPSMSVDDAYEVLNLPKGQGQHDESKIRKAYFRLAQKYHPDKNPEGRDMFEKVNKAYEFLCTKSARILDGPDPENIILILKTQSILFNQHKQELEPYKYAGYPMLIKTITMETEDAQLFSKTSPLLPAAAELAFHTVNCSALNAEELRRENGIEMLLEALSRCVAVLTASSKPGDMAVQVCGHICKCYSVAAQFEECREKIIELPNIIRDLCHILFYGKGLPKTAALAVQCISSFAVDFFLQTHLYHAGVLWHLLVHLFNYDYTLEESGVQANQDTNQQEVANSLAKLSLVALSRLGGYVQPPHNPEGDNPVSETNGIDGTPPENPTIRKSLAAMLTPYISRRLGRGSPAEVLKLLNSNSENPYLIWNNLTRAELLEFLEGQQEGNIKRGENDKSFGAEFAFTDHSKELIVGEIFVRVYNEQPSFPLEYPKAFAASLLDYVGSQAQYLHTLLAMSQSNKVESQQHAERLRFAEMALEALRNVIKNNPGSESECIGHFKLLFSLLRVHGAGKVQQLVLEVVNTVTSNQECVSNIAESLVLSNLLLLLHSLPSSRQMVLETLYALTSNTKIVKEAMAKGALIYLLDLFCNCTHPQVRTQTAELFSKMTSDKLVGPKVRLTLMRFLPGVFMDAMRDNAEAAVHIFEGTHENPELIWNDGSREKVSTTVREMMIEHFKQQKDNPDVNWKLPEDFTVAYGSGQGELEVGGVFLRIFIAQPGWVLRKPREFLVSLLETLTELLEKNNPNGEAMETVTTAAVCLFSTQSQLADQVPPLGHLPRIIAALNHKNNAVPKSSIRLIHVLSDNELCVRSMASLETIGPLMTGMKVRADMAGLACEALNRMFQKEQTELVSQALRVELVPYLLRLLEGIGLETLDNPSATKAQIVKALKSMTRSLQFGEQVNEILARSSVWSAFKDQKHDLFISESQTAGYLTGPGVAGYLTAGTGTTVMPSVPPPVDNDIGDLG; from the exons ATGAATGTCGTCAAGGACAACAAAGACCTGGCCTGTTTCTACACCACCAAACACTCCTGGAGGGGAAA GTACAAGCGAGTCTTCTCAGTGGGGACACATGGCATTACCACTTACAACCCTACTACGCTAGAAGTAACAAATCAg TGGCCTTATGGAGATATCTGCGGTATCGGTCCAGTCGGGAAAGGTCAGGGAACAGAGTTCAACCTCACATTCCGCAAAGGCAGTGGCAAGAAGTCGGAAACGCTCAAGTTCTCGACAGAGCACCGAACAGAGCTGCTCACAGAAGCActg AGATTCAGAACAGAGTTTTCAGAAGGAAAGATAACTGGCCGG CGCTACAACTGCTACAAGCACCACTGGAGCGACACACGAAAGCCTGTATGTTTAGAGGTGACACCGGGCGGCATCGACCAGATTGACCCCAACACCAACCGGGTGGTGTGTTCCTATGACTATCGGAATGTCGAGGGCTTCGTCGAGGTCTCTGACTACCAGGGGGGATTCTGCATCCTCTATGGAGGCTTCAGCAGGCTG CATCTGTTTGCCTCGGAGCAAAGAGAAGAAATCATCCGCAGCGCCATAGAGCATGCTGGGAACTACATTGGCATCACGCTACGCCTGAGGAAGGAGACGCTTACCTTCGAGGATTTCGTGACGGACCGGTTGGGGAAGTACAGCTCGGATGAAAGCATAACTTCACTGGCAGAGTTCGTGGTGCAGAAGATCACACCTCGTCACCCG GAACCTGTTAAGCGCATCCTGGCCCTGACAGAGACATGTCTAGTGGAGAGAGACCCAGCGTCATACAACATAGTCACCATCAAACCCTTCGGAGAG GTGTTTGCTCTCATCTGTGATGTAGACAACCCTCAGGTGTTTACTGTAGAGTTCATCAGAGGTCAGATCCGGAAGTTCTCCTCCACAGAAAG GGACTCCCTGTTAGCCAGCCTACTCGATGGAGTCCGTGCATCAGGCAACAGGGACGTGTGCGTTAAGATGGCCCCCACGCAGCGAGGGCAGAGATGGGGCCTGCTGAGCATGCCCGTTGACGAGGAGGTGGAGAGTTTGCATCTCAAATTCCTGGCAGCACCTCCCA ATGGAAACTTTGCGGACGCAGTGTTCAGATTCAACGCCAACATATCGTACAGTGGAGTGCTGCATGCAGTAACCCAAGAT GGTCTTTTCTCCGAGAACAAGGAGAAGCTCATCAACAACGCCATCCTAGCTCTTTTATCCCAAGAGGCCGAGCTGCCCTCCATTAACGCTGAGCTGGAGAGCCATTTCCAGGCCATACGACGCCTAGTGGCCTCCAAGGCTGGCTTCCAGGCCTTCACCCAGCTGCCTAA GTCTGGTCAAGGGGCTGGACTCACAGATGCTAC GTTTAGGGAAAAGTTGGGAGTAAAGACGgtaaaagctttaaaaaggaACAACAACAGTGTGACACATGCTGCTATAGACATGCTCTGTGCCCTTATGTGT CCGATGCACGATGACTATGACCTGAGgcaggagcagctgaacaaGGCCTCCCTGCTGTCCTCTAAGAAGTTTCTGGAAAACCTCCTTGAAAAATTCATCACTAATGTG gacgAAGGAGCAGGAGCGTTGGTCATCAGCTCCTTGTTGGACTTCTTAACATTTGCCCTCTGCGCCCCCTACAGTGAAACCACAGAGGGGCAGCAGTTTGACATGCTGCTGGAGATGGTTGCATCAAACGGACGCACTTTGTTCAAACTCTTCCAG CATCCCTCCATGGCCATAGTGAAGGGAGCTGGGCTGGTAATGAAGGCCATTATTGAG gagggagacaaagaaatAGCCACTAAGATGCAGGAGCTGGCCTTGAGTGAAGGGGCTCTTCCAAGGCATCTGCACACATCTCTGTTCACCATCAGCTCTGATCAGAGGATGCTCACCAACAG ACAACTGAGTCGTCACCTGGTGGGACTGTGGACAGCAGAGAACCCTATTGCCATGAACCTCCTGAAGAGGATACTG CCAACAGGCCTGCTGGCTTACCTGGACAGTCCTGACCCCGTCCCAGAGAAAGATGTGGACAGGATGCACATCCGGGACAACTTGAAAATCGCCACG GACCAGCTAAACCGAAACAGAGTGCCTGATTGGCAACGGCTAGCCGGCAAAGCAGCCAAAGAGGTGGAGAAGTTTGCCAAGGAGAAGGCTGATATAGTTCTGATGCACTGGAGAGATAAGATGGGCATAGCACAGAAGGAG caggacaGAAATAACCTG AACCCAAACCAAAAGCCTGTCATCCTGCGGAAAAGACGGCAGAGAATAAAGATTGAATCCAACTGGGAGCTTTTTTACTACAG ATTCCAGGTGGACCATGCACGGTCCAACCTCATCTGGAACCTGAAGACGAGGGAGGAGCTACGGGACGCTCTGGAGGGGGAGATGCGAGCTTTCGGCGTGGACCGCGAGCTTGGCAATGCCACCGTCATCTCCTGGAATCACCAGGAGTTTGAG GTGCGATATGAGTGCCTTTCAGAGGAGATAAAGATTGGGGATTATTATCTGCGTCTGCTGCTCGAGGAGGATGAAAATGAAGAATCGAGTGCCATCAAGAGATC ATATGAGTTCTTCAACGAGCTCTACCATCGCTTTCTGCTCACACCCAAAGTTTCGATGAAGTGCTTGTGCCTGCAGGCCCTCTCTATCGTCTATGGCAAGTGCTGCGAGGAGATCGGCCCCTTCACAGATACAAAATACATTGTGGGCATGTTGGACCGA TGTACAGACAAACTGGAGAGAGACCgaatcatcctcttcctcaacaAACTGATTCTCAACAGG AAAAATGTGAAGGAGGTGATGGATTCAAATGGAGTGCGTATCTTGGTGGACCTGCTGACCCTGGCTCATCTGCATACCAGCCGAGCTACTGTGCCCCTGCAG ACCAATGTGCTGGAGGCTTCGCCAGACatgaagagggagagtgagaagGAGTGGTACTTTGGTAAcgcagacaaagagagaagaggaccTTTCAGTTTTGAGGAG ATGCAGGAGTTTTGGAGCACGGGTGTACTGACGGCAAAGACCCGCTGCTGGGCTCAGGGCATGGATGGTtggcgccccctgcaggccaTCCCCCAGCTGAAATGGTGCCTCCTGGCCACAGGACAGGCAGTGATGAATGAGTCTGATCTGGCAACACTGATCCTTAACATGCTCATCACCATGTGCTCCTACTACCCCAGCAG GGACCAAGATAATGCCATTATTCGTCCTTTACCTAAAATCAAGAGGATGATCACTGACAATGCTTGTCTCCCCCACATTGTCCAG CTGTTGTTGACTTTTGACCCGATCCTGGTGGAAAAAGTCGCCAATGTTTTGTACTTGGTGATGCAAGACAACCCCAATCTGCAGCGCCTCTATTTAACTGgaatcttcttcttcatcatgaTGTACACAGGCTCCAACGTGCTTCCTGTAGCAAG GTTCCTGAAATACACTCACCTGAAGCAAGCGTTCAAATCAGAGGAG TCTAAGGGTCCGGACATCGTGCAGCGTAGTGTTCTGGGAACGGTGCTGCCTGAGGCAATGGTGTGTTATCTGGAGAACTACGAGGCTGAGCGCTTCTCTGAGATATTCCTCGGGGAATTTGATACACCTGAGGCGATTTGGAGCAGCGAGATGAG GCGCATGATGATTGAGAAGATAGCGGCACATGTAGCTGACTTCAGCCCCAGACTGCAGAGCAACACACGGGCACTCTACCAGTACTGTCCCATCCCCGTGATCAGCTTCCCTCAGCTGGACAACGAGCTCTTCTGCAACATCTACTACCTCAGACATCTCTGTGACACCTCCCGCTTCCCGAGCTGGACAATTAGAGATGCT GTGAAGCTGCTAAGAGACACTCTTGAAGCCTGgaagagagaagtggagaagAAGCCTCCCTCCATGTCTGTAGATGACGCCTACGAAGTCCTCAACCTCCCCAAAGGACAGGGGCA gcACGACGAGAGTAAAATCAGGAAGGCTTACTTCAGACTGGCTCAGAAGTACCATCCTGACAAGAACCCAGAGGGCAGG gACATGTTTGAGAAAGTCAACAAAGCCTACGAGTTCCTCTGCACAAAATCGGCCCGAATCCTGGACGGACCCGACCCAGAaaacatcatcctcatcctcaaaACCCAGAGCATCCTGTtcaatcaacacaaacaag AACTGGAACCCTACAAATACGCCGGTTACCCCATGCTCATCAAAACAATCACGATGGAGACGGAGGATGCGCAGCTCTTCTCTAAAACCTCCCCGCTCCTCCCGGCTGCCGCTGAACTGGCGTTCCACACGGTCAACTGCTCTGCTCTTAATGCTGAGGAGCTGCGCCGCGAGAACGGCATCGAG ATGTTGTTGGAGGCTCTCTCTCGGTGTGTTGCTGTATTAACTGCCTCCAGTAAACCTGGTGACATGGCTGTGCAG GTGTGCGGGCACATCTGTAAGTGCTACAGTGTGGCAGCCCAGTTTGAGGAATGCAGGGAAAAGATCATTGAACTGCCCAATATCATCAGGGACCTGTGTCATATCTTGTTCTATGGAAAG GGTCTCCCAAAGACTGCAGCACTGGCAGTGCAGTGCATCAGCTCCTTTGCAGTGGATTTCTTCCTACAGACCCATCTGTACCATGCTGGTGTGCTCTGGCATCTGCTGGTGCACCTCTTCAACTACGACTACACGCTGGAGGAGAGCGGTGTGCAGGCGAACCAGGACACGAACCAGCAGGAGGTTGCAAACAGCTTGGCCAAGCTCAGCCTAGTAGCTCTCAGCCGCCTGGGAGGCTACGTCCAGCCTCCGCACAACCCGGAGGGTGACAATCCCGTTTCAGAGACCAATGGCATCGATGGCACGCCTCCTGAGAACCCCACCATCCGAAAGAGCTTAGCAGCCATGTTAACGCCGTACATCTCAAGGAGGCTGGgaagaggatctcctgctgag GTCTTGAAGCTGCTGAATAGTAACTCAGAGAACCCGTACCTGATCTGGAACAACCTAACACGAGCTGAACTGCTGGAGTTTCTGGAGGGTCAACAGGAGGGAAACATCAAGAGG GGTGAAAACGATAAAAGCTTTGGTGCAGAGTTTGCGTTCACTGATCACAGCAAGGAGCTGATAGTGGGAGAGATCTTTGTGCGGGTCTACAACGAGCAGCCATCTTTTCCACTTGAG TATCCCAAAGCATTTGCAGCCAGTCTGCTGGACTATGTTGGATCCCAGGCTCAGTACCTCCACACTCTGCTGGCCATGAGTCAGAGTAACAAGGTGGAGTCCCAGCAGCACGCAGAGAGGCTCCGCTTTGCTGAGATGGCTTTAGAGGCTCTTCGCAATGTCATCAAGAACAACCCTG GTTCGGAGTCAGAGTGTATCGGTCATTTCAAGCTGCTCTTCTCGTTGTTGCGGGTTCATGGAGCTGGCAAAGTGCAGCAGCTGGTTTTGGAG GTTGTGAATACAGTGACATCAAACCAAGAATGTGTGAGCAACATTGCTGAGTCTCTGGTGTTGTCCAAccttctgttgctgctgcactcGCTTCCCTCCA GCAGACAGATGGTGCTGGAAACCCTGTACGCACTGACCTCGAACACAAAGATAGTCAAAGAGGCTATGGCCAAAG GTGCCCTGATATACTTGCTGGACCTCTTCTGTAACTGCACGCACCCTCAGGTTCGCACACAGACGGCGGAGCTCTTCTCCAAAATGACCTCAGACAAGCTGGTTGGACCAAAG GTGCGTCTGACATTGATGCGTTTCCTTCCTGGTGTGTTCATGGACGCCATGCGAGACAACGCTGAGGCAGCAGTGCACATATTTGAGGGAACGCACGAAAACCCTGAACTCATCTGGAATGACGGCTCAAGGGAGAAGGTGTCCACCACTGTTCGGGAGATGATGATTGA GCACTTTAAACAGCAGAAGGATAATCCTGATGTGAACTGGAAA TTACCAGAGGACTTCACGGTGGCTTACGGATCCGGACAGGGTGAGCTGGAAGTTGGTGGAGTCTTCTTGCGTATCTTCATTGCTCAGCCCGGCTGGGTGCTGCGCAAGCCCCGCGAGTTCCTGGTGTCGCTCCTGGAGACTCTGACcgagctgctggagaagaacAATCCCAAT GGTGAGGCCATGGAGACGGTTACCACGGCGGCAGTTTGTCTGTTCAGCACACAGAGCCAGTTGGCTGACCAGGTTCCTCCCCTGGGTCACCTGCCTCGCATCATAGCAGCGCTCAACCACAAGAACAACGCCGTACCCAAGAGCTCCATCCGCCTCATCCACGTGCTGTCAGACAATGAG cTGTGTGTGCGCTCCATGGCTTCTCTGGAGACCATCGGTCCCCTCATGACTGGGATGAAAGTTCGGGCAGACATGGCTGGGTTAGCTTGTGAAGCTCTCAACCGCATGTTTCAGAAAGAGCAGACAGAACTGGTCTCCCAG GCTCTAAGGGTGGAGCTGGTCCCATACCTCCTGAGGTTACTGGAAGGAATCGGCCTGGAGACACTAGACAACCCGTCTGCGACCAAGGCCCAGATAGTAAAGGCTCTAAAGTCCATGACTCGCAGTCTTCAGTTCGGCGAACAG GTGAATGAGATTCTTGCGAGGTCCTCGGTGTGGAGTGCCTTCAAAGACCAGAAACATGATCTGTTCATCTCAGAGTCGCAGACAGCAGGTTACCTGACAG GTCCAGGAGTAGCAGGTTACCTTACAGCAGGAACTGGCACCACGGTAATGCCCAGCGTCCCACCCCCTGTGGACAACGACATTGGAGACCTGGGCTGA